One segment of Desulfosudis oleivorans Hxd3 DNA contains the following:
- a CDS encoding response regulator yields the protein MDKVLIVDDSQQLLDLLRRIQNKYKDEFEMILVNSGTKAMAVLKEMPIDLVVTDLVMPQVDGLTLLTHINDRYPDVLCIAMTGYATENVVRMLPDNLLQLLKKPFDIQNLITVIRKGLKTEPAAGTMRGIAVASFLQLLELDQKSCALEVALASGQQGTFFFKEGVLYDATFGSLTGKEAAIAMISSGEKPQFTLKPATKPHIPRRITCRLMELLLQAAQKKDQAG from the coding sequence ATGGACAAAGTTCTTATCGTTGATGACAGCCAGCAGCTTCTGGACTTGCTGCGCCGAATTCAGAACAAATATAAAGATGAATTCGAAATGATCCTGGTCAACAGCGGTACAAAGGCCATGGCGGTATTAAAAGAGATGCCGATTGACCTGGTTGTTACCGACCTGGTAATGCCCCAGGTCGACGGCCTGACGCTTCTTACACATATAAACGACCGGTATCCTGATGTGTTGTGTATCGCCATGACAGGCTATGCAACCGAAAACGTTGTCCGTATGCTGCCGGATAACCTGCTGCAGCTTTTAAAAAAACCTTTTGACATCCAAAACCTGATCACCGTAATCCGAAAGGGGCTGAAAACCGAGCCGGCCGCCGGAACCATGCGCGGAATCGCGGTTGCCAGCTTTCTTCAGCTGCTCGAATTGGATCAAAAATCATGCGCCCTGGAGGTTGCCCTGGCAAGCGGTCAACAGGGGACCTTTTTTTTCAAAGAAGGGGTCCTGTATGATGCAACGTTTGGCTCTCTGACGGGAAAAGAGGCGGCCATCGCCATGATCAGCAGCGGGGAAAAGCCACAGTTTACCCTTAAACCCGCGACCAAGCCGCATATCCCCAGACGGATTACCTGCCGGCTCATGGAGCTGCTGCTTCAGGCGGCCCAGAAAAAAGACCAGGCCGGTTGA
- a CDS encoding addiction module antidote protein, producing the protein MKLKTKSFDIAEHLNTPEEIRGFLQEVAATGDESDFIHALNTAARAIGMTEVAKKAGVTRASLYKSLAEDGNPKFITISKVTKALGCKIAVV; encoded by the coding sequence ATGAAACTTAAAACAAAGTCTTTTGACATTGCCGAACATTTGAATACCCCTGAAGAAATTCGCGGGTTTCTGCAAGAGGTTGCTGCCACTGGCGACGAATCCGACTTCATTCACGCCTTGAATACCGCTGCCAGAGCAATAGGCATGACCGAAGTCGCTAAAAAGGCTGGTGTCACCCGCGCAAGCCTGTATAAATCTCTTGCTGAAGACGGCAATCCAAAATTTATCACAATCAGTAAAGTAACAAAGGCCCTTGGCTGTAAAATAGCTGTTGTGTAA
- a CDS encoding type II toxin-antitoxin system RelE/ParE family toxin, producing MKYKLRSTTQYDKWFSSLKESTVKIRVLARLARVENGNFGDFKQISPGLFELRFFFGAGLRIYYTIQESRVVFLLAGGNKSSQEKDIEKVTALLKELED from the coding sequence GTGAAATACAAACTCCGAAGTACAACACAATATGACAAGTGGTTTTCCAGCCTGAAGGAATCCACAGTAAAAATAAGGGTTTTAGCCAGACTCGCTCGGGTTGAAAACGGCAACTTCGGAGATTTTAAGCAAATCAGCCCTGGCCTGTTTGAGTTGCGCTTTTTCTTTGGCGCAGGTCTCAGAATTTACTATACCATCCAGGAGAGCAGGGTGGTCTTCCTGCTGGCGGGTGGTAACAAGTCCAGCCAGGAAAAAGACATTGAAAAGGTTACCGCACTTTTGAAGGAATTGGAGGATTGA